The Pricia mediterranea genome includes a window with the following:
- a CDS encoding type II toxin-antitoxin system ParD family antitoxin, producing the protein MDKYCNFIYLKKKKMNISFTKTQEEYISKQVKSGEYQNNSEVIRDALRLHQIYREKVIADLRAEIEKGWNGPDSDISVDDIIASRKQVQ; encoded by the coding sequence ATGGATAAATATTGTAATTTTATTTATCTAAAGAAAAAGAAAATGAATATAAGTTTCACAAAAACACAGGAAGAGTATATCTCGAAACAGGTTAAATCTGGAGAGTACCAGAACAATAGCGAGGTCATAAGAGATGCGCTTCGACTGCATCAAATTTATCGAGAAAAAGTGATTGCAGACCTAAGGGCTGAGATTGAAAAAGGATGGAATGGTCCTGACAGTGATATTTCAGTTGACGATATCATTGCTTCTAGGAAACAGGTGCAATGA
- a CDS encoding type II toxin-antitoxin system RelE/ParE family toxin → MNRYVLAEAAKNDLQEIYDFGIYKFGHSQATRYLEGLRGHFEALTKNPDIGKQRDEIKVGLYSLPHVSHIIFYRILTNRIRIVRILHGRSDIPKHLK, encoded by the coding sequence ATGAATCGCTACGTTCTTGCCGAAGCAGCCAAAAATGACCTTCAAGAAATCTATGATTTTGGAATATATAAATTTGGTCATTCACAAGCCACAAGATATTTAGAGGGCTTGCGAGGGCATTTTGAGGCATTGACCAAAAATCCGGACATCGGCAAACAAAGAGATGAAATAAAAGTTGGATTGTATAGCCTTCCCCATGTATCCCATATCATTTTTTACCGAATTTTAACCAACCGCATTCGTATTGTCAGGATTTTGCATGGTCGAAGTGATATTCCAAAACATCTCAAATGA
- a CDS encoding TIR domain-containing protein — protein sequence MDSTKNIFAIYASQDKDILQYLLLHLQPLEKDFNISIWSDDAINRGQPWKPRNVSRLDHTDVFLFLVSNTFMCSEFIRQDEFKMVIDCYKDGKAVIIPIILDDCPWDAEFTFDDYTFNFKELQVFHKDENQIGDWHPTHKTFTQVSYYLRGLLASSTRKSAVEEPANKAGKKIRNTKKEEQITIDFFGEREAKNKAEWEGKREQEAEAKKRVEEKNKLSEEAEAKEVIRKEKRLRQKAEIQKRIEKEKRLREKSKKDRKIDEEFEDKNVVQKESPGHEEAKAKVAEEGKGRGETTRFQSETEQEKELEKIVTARPRTTKKNGLARYNYQFKTAKTVEPKREVQKEGQGDKEVKARVTVEQKKGDKQTKPQRGTEREKELSEIVAAQRIIAKKSGLARYNYRFKTTKMVEAKRAVQKERQTDEETKAKSAGEQKRRFETTMAQKQTELKRKLAELLAALKRVLKKNRSVVQDYQVKYAKAIEAKRAVQEEARDVKEVKDKVEVERKKRFETIVAQRQNELKKRLTEILAALKRVLKKNRSAAQDYQVKYAKAIDQYYKEAKKNINTTSKRRVHAGFLVAAVVLGGIFIYLFTGDSQKQSNTIVDIEQAEVGSDPVVNAESDTENQAGAILELGVGDIYKNGIIFAIDAANEKGKIAYTDDLGPMTWNEAMNIHEHLGEGWRVPTMDELRLMYNTIGQGADNKGGFADELYWSATPFDDYQARLLRFSDGNDSYHYNSSGTFREFRVRAIKDFTR from the coding sequence ATGGACTCAACGAAAAATATCTTTGCGATTTATGCAAGCCAAGATAAGGATATACTTCAGTATCTTTTACTTCACTTACAACCCTTGGAAAAGGATTTCAATATATCTATCTGGAGTGATGATGCCATTAACCGTGGGCAGCCATGGAAGCCAAGGAATGTATCACGATTAGACCATACGGACGTATTCCTGTTTTTAGTGAGCAATACATTTATGTGTTCTGAATTTATCAGGCAAGATGAATTCAAAATGGTCATAGATTGCTATAAAGACGGTAAAGCTGTCATTATACCTATAATTCTCGATGATTGCCCTTGGGACGCTGAATTTACCTTCGACGACTATACCTTTAATTTTAAGGAACTACAAGTCTTCCACAAAGATGAAAATCAAATAGGCGACTGGCATCCAACCCACAAAACTTTTACGCAGGTCTCCTATTATCTTAGAGGGCTACTCGCTTCTTCTACCAGAAAGAGCGCCGTAGAAGAACCGGCAAATAAAGCTGGGAAGAAAATTCGGAATACAAAGAAAGAAGAGCAAATTACGATTGATTTCTTTGGCGAAAGAGAAGCCAAAAACAAAGCCGAGTGGGAGGGAAAACGTGAACAAGAAGCTGAAGCAAAAAAAAGGGTCGAAGAAAAGAATAAACTTAGCGAAGAGGCTGAAGCCAAAGAAGTAATTAGAAAGGAGAAAAGGCTAAGGCAGAAAGCCGAAATCCAAAAAAGAATTGAAAAAGAGAAACGTCTTAGGGAAAAATCGAAGAAAGATAGAAAAATTGACGAAGAGTTTGAGGACAAGAATGTAGTTCAAAAAGAAAGTCCGGGCCATGAAGAAGCGAAAGCCAAGGTGGCAGAAGAGGGGAAGGGACGTGGTGAAACAACAAGATTCCAAAGCGAGACGGAACAGGAAAAAGAACTGGAGAAAATAGTCACGGCACGGCCAAGGACCACGAAAAAAAATGGTCTTGCGAGATATAACTATCAATTTAAAACCGCGAAAACGGTCGAGCCAAAAAGAGAAGTTCAAAAAGAAGGACAGGGCGATAAAGAAGTGAAAGCCAGAGTGACGGTAGAACAAAAAAAAGGCGACAAACAAACAAAACCCCAAAGAGGTACGGAACGGGAAAAAGAATTGTCGGAAATAGTTGCTGCGCAGAGAATAATTGCAAAAAAAAGTGGACTAGCAAGATATAACTATCGATTTAAAACCACAAAGATGGTCGAGGCCAAAAGAGCGGTTCAAAAGGAAAGGCAGACCGATGAAGAAACGAAAGCAAAATCGGCAGGGGAGCAGAAAAGACGCTTCGAAACAACAATGGCTCAAAAGCAGACGGAACTGAAAAGAAAATTGGCGGAATTACTTGCAGCGCTGAAAAGAGTCCTTAAGAAAAATCGTTCGGTAGTACAAGATTATCAAGTAAAGTACGCTAAGGCGATCGAAGCCAAAAGAGCAGTTCAAGAGGAAGCGCGAGACGTCAAGGAAGTGAAGGACAAAGTGGAAGTAGAGCGGAAAAAACGCTTCGAAACGATAGTAGCTCAAAGGCAGAATGAATTGAAAAAAAGACTGACGGAAATACTTGCAGCGCTGAAACGAGTCCTGAAGAAAAATCGTTCAGCAGCACAAGATTATCAAGTGAAATACGCTAAAGCGATCGATCAATATTACAAAGAAGCGAAAAAGAACATAAACACAACCAGCAAAAGAAGAGTCCATGCTGGATTTTTGGTCGCGGCCGTCGTATTAGGTGGAATATTCATTTATCTATTTACAGGAGATTCGCAAAAACAATCGAATACCATAGTGGACATTGAACAAGCCGAGGTAGGCTCCGATCCTGTTGTCAATGCTGAAAGTGATACAGAGAATCAGGCAGGGGCTATCTTGGAACTAGGTGTTGGAGATATATATAAGAACGGAATTATTTTTGCCATTGACGCAGCAAATGAAAAGGGGAAAATCGCATATACGGATGATCTAGGGCCCATGACCTGGAACGAAGCCATGAATATTCACGAGCATTTAGGGGAAGGATGGCGGGTACCTACTATGGATGAATTACGGCTTATGTACAACACAATTGGACAAGGAGCGGACAATAAGGGCGGATTTGCCGATGAATTATATTGGAGTGCGACGCCATTTGATGATTACCAAGCTCGGCTTCTAAGATTCAGTGATGGTAATGACTCGTATCATTATAATAGCTCAGGTACTTTTCGAGAATTTCGGGTCCGGGCCATTAAGGATTTTACGCGGTAG
- a CDS encoding tryptophan-rich sensory protein: protein MSDSGKKILLRFKRRWLLWQGLESLLYGLGPAVLLYVLTFDRLLALVIGAGIAVLVLVLRKPWRLTLERIVSYVDAHSDAMQHSTGLLLLPENQLSNLARLQRHDINRTLSQSRNQLRPQVSFRAALAVFALFAVLAFVGYTFDWTDTFQSTREHPDTQKLSFQPLDSSNLKKIPPVLTSQKLTIRPPSYTKLKPTHQSKMPIRALKGSRVFWNLQFDAPVDSVVWESPEERRAMTASENGYSHSTVLQTSGFYNFGFTDTNGASYRSELYAIEVYEDEPPVVDVRSPKVLVSFAPTGKKIVDVKVSLSDDYGLQDVYIVATVSKGKGESVKFREERLSFDGKLNNEPKRQDLGKQIDLDQLGMDAGDELYFYIGATDNKRPRPNTTRSETFFAVIEDSVSDQFAVESTMGADLMPAYFRSQRQLIIDTEKLIADRDNMPTEKFNATSNALGADQKMLRLKYGQFMGDESDSGIQGGPITLDGDPEVGTSQENHSDDDDPTAAYTHNHDADEEHSAVGHSHEGEEGEEESPLENYLHNHDNPEESTLFTQSLKSQLRQAMNQMWDAELQLRLHHPQKSLPFQYRALKLLQDIKNSSRIYVHRIGFDAPPIKESSRLTGDIASVGTVHTQENREESMTYPAIRKAVERLEILIQNGKTPKAEQRKTSESPTGKTVETSKERSNETRKSVTTNSQSGIILGTADRTLLEEAGKELAALAVHEPGKHLETLQELRWLADMAESDPTQMRTVRDGLLKSLPSLRPNAARRQGWSGGINKLMLQELDTDD, encoded by the coding sequence ATGAGCGACAGCGGAAAAAAAATACTGCTTAGGTTCAAAAGGCGCTGGCTGCTGTGGCAAGGGCTGGAGTCGCTTTTGTACGGTCTTGGCCCGGCCGTCCTCCTTTACGTGCTGACGTTCGATCGCTTGCTGGCCCTTGTAATCGGTGCCGGGATCGCGGTACTGGTTCTCGTTCTCAGAAAACCCTGGCGGTTAACGCTGGAGCGGATCGTCAGTTATGTGGACGCGCATTCCGATGCCATGCAGCACAGTACGGGCCTTTTGTTGCTTCCCGAAAACCAACTTTCAAATCTGGCACGGCTCCAGCGGCATGACATAAACCGGACCCTATCCCAAAGTAGGAACCAGCTTCGGCCGCAGGTATCCTTTCGGGCTGCCTTGGCCGTATTCGCACTTTTTGCGGTTCTGGCCTTTGTAGGATATACTTTCGACTGGACGGATACTTTCCAAAGTACGAGGGAGCATCCCGATACCCAAAAGCTGAGCTTCCAGCCCTTGGATTCCTCCAACCTTAAAAAAATTCCTCCAGTCTTGACATCCCAAAAACTGACGATACGGCCACCCTCTTATACGAAACTGAAGCCCACCCACCAATCCAAGATGCCGATCAGGGCCTTGAAAGGCTCCCGGGTATTTTGGAACCTACAATTCGATGCCCCGGTGGATTCCGTGGTATGGGAAAGTCCCGAAGAGCGCCGGGCCATGACCGCATCTGAAAACGGATATTCCCATAGCACGGTACTACAGACTTCCGGATTCTATAATTTTGGGTTTACCGATACGAACGGGGCGTCTTACCGATCCGAACTCTACGCTATTGAGGTTTATGAAGACGAACCTCCCGTAGTAGATGTCCGCAGTCCCAAGGTATTGGTCTCCTTTGCCCCCACCGGAAAAAAGATAGTGGACGTCAAGGTGAGCCTAAGTGATGACTACGGCCTACAGGATGTCTATATCGTCGCCACTGTCAGCAAGGGAAAGGGGGAATCCGTCAAGTTTCGGGAAGAACGCTTAAGCTTCGACGGGAAATTGAACAACGAACCCAAACGACAGGATTTGGGAAAGCAGATCGATCTCGATCAATTGGGGATGGACGCCGGGGACGAGCTTTACTTCTATATCGGTGCGACCGATAACAAACGGCCGCGCCCGAACACGACCCGTAGCGAGACCTTTTTCGCGGTCATCGAAGATTCCGTATCCGACCAATTTGCGGTAGAAAGCACCATGGGCGCCGATCTGATGCCCGCCTATTTTAGGAGCCAACGCCAATTGATCATCGATACCGAAAAATTGATTGCCGATCGCGACAACATGCCAACCGAAAAATTCAACGCCACCAGTAATGCGCTCGGGGCGGACCAAAAGATGCTGCGTTTAAAATACGGGCAGTTTATGGGCGATGAATCGGATTCCGGCATACAGGGAGGTCCGATTACCTTGGATGGTGACCCGGAAGTCGGCACTTCCCAAGAAAATCATTCGGATGATGACGATCCGACCGCCGCCTACACGCATAACCACGACGCGGACGAGGAGCACAGCGCAGTCGGACACAGCCACGAAGGGGAGGAGGGCGAGGAAGAAAGTCCCTTGGAGAACTACCTGCACAACCACGACAATCCCGAGGAATCGACCCTGTTCACCCAATCCCTGAAAAGTCAGTTGAGACAGGCCATGAACCAAATGTGGGATGCCGAGCTTCAGCTGCGGCTGCACCATCCCCAAAAATCCCTGCCCTTTCAATACCGGGCCCTGAAACTATTACAGGATATCAAGAACAGTTCCCGAATCTACGTCCACCGGATCGGCTTTGATGCCCCACCTATCAAGGAATCCAGCCGCCTAACGGGGGACATCGCCTCGGTCGGCACCGTTCACACACAAGAGAACCGGGAAGAATCCATGACATACCCCGCCATTCGGAAGGCGGTCGAACGACTTGAAATTCTAATTCAAAATGGGAAGACTCCCAAAGCCGAACAAAGGAAGACATCGGAAAGCCCAACAGGTAAGACTGTCGAAACTTCAAAGGAAAGATCCAACGAAACGAGAAAAAGCGTGACCACCAATTCCCAATCCGGTATAATTCTCGGCACGGCGGACCGGACGCTTTTGGAGGAAGCGGGAAAAGAGCTGGCTGCCCTGGCGGTACACGAACCCGGCAAGCACCTTGAAACCCTGCAGGAACTGAGGTGGCTGGCGGACATGGCCGAAAGTGACCCAACGCAGATGAGGACAGTGCGGGACGGCCTGTTAAAATCCCTTCCTTCCTTGCGGCCCAATGCTGCCCGACGGCAGGGATGGAGCGGAGGAATTAACAAGCTGATGCTCCAAGAATTGGATACGGATGATTGA
- a CDS encoding BatA domain-containing protein: MVFLNPSFLWALLGIAVPLAIHLWSRKKEVTIKIGSIQLLKESKPGYSSTLRPNEWWLLMLRILTIVLLALILAGPNWNRSFRNEPIAYLVEPSLFDSDKLGKLWDTIPPDAVRLLVKGFPRMTDYNITDFFVRDSEATNLEPFPEVRNFDATDPDLTTSEADFDIKDSYTISASTMPPNYWQLAQEMTALPADSIIVFTRALVAGIKGMRSQTDRRINFVTLTDEDSSKAVLEARRTGDSLELLGVINDGMRLGFETRRLSFSDENIDIHKSGDSVTVAERRLVLRPGDSLRVLLVYADSLSRDMHYIKAAYRAISKYVQRDISVVTSEESELGKNTDPGDGTSSRDNTDFPVSGAYDFSVWLGRYPTPNDSLPALIFRPDGLADKLIEPGEVKDRYHLTERLNSENIVSGHLAEELLKLLPLHPNLEAEVAPYDRRSMGADAFRPEFKRTPDTPGQVRRMDISPWLWGVLFFIVLAERILANYRKQ; the protein is encoded by the coding sequence ATGGTATTTTTGAATCCTTCTTTCTTGTGGGCCCTTCTCGGGATTGCCGTTCCGCTCGCTATTCATTTGTGGAGCCGGAAGAAAGAGGTTACCATCAAAATTGGTAGCATCCAATTGTTGAAGGAATCCAAACCCGGCTATAGTAGTACCCTACGCCCCAATGAATGGTGGCTGTTGATGCTCCGCATCTTGACAATCGTACTATTGGCCCTAATCCTGGCAGGCCCGAATTGGAACCGATCATTCCGGAACGAGCCGATTGCCTATCTCGTGGAGCCTTCGTTGTTCGATTCCGATAAACTGGGGAAGCTGTGGGATACTATCCCCCCTGATGCAGTGAGGCTTTTGGTAAAGGGTTTTCCCCGGATGACGGATTATAATATTACGGATTTCTTCGTTAGGGATTCCGAAGCGACGAACCTCGAGCCTTTTCCGGAAGTTAGGAATTTCGATGCCACCGACCCCGACCTAACTACTTCCGAGGCCGACTTTGATATTAAGGATTCCTATACGATTTCCGCTTCTACTATGCCACCGAACTACTGGCAATTGGCGCAAGAAATGACGGCTTTGCCTGCGGACAGTATCATAGTCTTTACAAGAGCTTTGGTTGCCGGGATAAAGGGAATGCGTTCCCAAACGGACCGAAGGATCAATTTTGTGACCTTGACTGACGAAGACAGCTCCAAGGCAGTGCTTGAGGCCCGCCGCACGGGGGACAGCCTTGAACTGCTCGGTGTGATCAACGATGGGATGCGCCTAGGTTTCGAGACTCGTAGGCTTTCATTCTCGGACGAGAATATAGACATCCATAAAAGTGGCGATAGCGTGACGGTGGCAGAGCGCCGGTTGGTCCTCCGACCCGGCGATTCCCTCCGGGTGTTATTGGTATATGCGGATAGTCTTTCCCGGGATATGCACTACATCAAAGCGGCTTACAGGGCCATTTCGAAATATGTACAAAGGGATATTTCCGTCGTCACGAGCGAGGAATCCGAACTTGGAAAAAACACCGACCCAGGAGATGGTACCAGTTCAAGAGACAACACCGATTTCCCGGTCTCTGGAGCATACGACTTTTCGGTCTGGTTGGGAAGATATCCGACACCCAACGATAGCCTACCTGCGTTAATATTTAGGCCAGACGGGCTGGCAGACAAACTGATTGAGCCGGGAGAAGTGAAAGACAGATATCATCTAACGGAGCGTCTCAATAGCGAAAATATAGTTTCGGGACATCTGGCGGAAGAATTGTTGAAGCTATTGCCCTTGCATCCGAATTTGGAAGCAGAGGTAGCCCCATATGACCGGCGTAGTATGGGAGCGGATGCCTTTCGACCGGAATTCAAGAGAACTCCCGACACGCCCGGACAGGTGAGGCGGATGGATATCTCCCCTTGGTTGTGGGGCGTATTGTTTTTCATTGTGCTAGCGGAACGGATTTTGGCAAATTACAGGAAGCAATGA
- a CDS encoding DUF58 domain-containing protein — MKKDYQDLLRPEVINSVSGLSLIARVVVDGYLSGHNRSRRVGAGLEFSQYRGYGPGDDLRLLDWKMLARSGRYYIKQSEIDTHTTVKFVMDASKSMQHTENGRSKMDYAKVLTASLAYLAQQQGDAIGLYALNAKQLHQLRPRVSKRHFQRFLHRLVHVNAEDKWPIDPVTFEKLQNPRQKELLFFVTDFYEYGHELTQAITSLKTPRNEVVVLQLMGRKELEFDYSDYVVFEDLETGNKVKVDAKSAKPDYLKSLSALLSQTKDDLLSQGIGYQIFLLDEPIAEALQLFLKRRSNLE; from the coding sequence TTGAAAAAAGACTATCAAGACTTGTTGCGCCCTGAAGTCATTAACAGCGTTTCAGGCCTGTCGTTGATAGCCCGGGTCGTGGTCGACGGATATCTGTCCGGCCACAATCGGAGCCGTAGGGTGGGAGCGGGACTCGAGTTTAGCCAATATCGAGGCTATGGGCCGGGAGACGACCTACGTTTGTTGGACTGGAAAATGTTGGCCCGCTCGGGGAGGTATTACATCAAGCAATCGGAAATCGATACCCATACCACGGTCAAATTCGTAATGGATGCCAGCAAATCGATGCAACATACCGAAAATGGACGTTCCAAAATGGATTACGCCAAGGTGCTGACCGCCTCCTTGGCCTACCTGGCCCAGCAACAGGGCGATGCTATCGGACTCTATGCGCTGAACGCTAAGCAACTACACCAGCTGCGGCCCCGCGTTTCGAAGAGGCATTTTCAACGTTTTTTGCATAGACTGGTCCATGTCAATGCCGAAGACAAATGGCCGATAGACCCGGTTACGTTCGAAAAGTTGCAAAATCCACGGCAAAAGGAATTGTTGTTCTTTGTCACCGATTTTTACGAGTACGGACATGAGCTCACCCAAGCCATTACGAGCCTCAAGACCCCCCGGAACGAGGTGGTCGTGTTACAGCTTATGGGACGGAAAGAATTGGAGTTCGATTATTCGGACTATGTTGTTTTTGAAGATCTGGAAACCGGGAATAAAGTGAAAGTGGACGCGAAATCGGCAAAACCCGATTATCTAAAATCCTTGTCCGCCTTGCTCTCCCAAACCAAAGACGATCTCTTGAGCCAAGGTATCGGATACCAGATTTTTCTATTGGACGAACCTATAGCCGAAGCACTGCAATTGTTTTTAAAACGGCGTAGCAATTTGGAATAA
- a CDS encoding AAA family ATPase has translation MDKDLVEIKQEVAILTDKLSDLKKEIGKVIVGQEDTIEQLLIAFLAGGHALLEGVPGLAKTLMIRTLAETIELDFKRIQFTPDLMPSDIIGTEILEEDRTTGQHFFKFHKGPIFANIILADEINRTPPKTQAALLEAMQEFEVTYSGETYAMQRPFFILATQNPIEQSGTFPLPEAQLDRFLLYIKIGYPSASDENDILKNTTATAQAAVSKILSGKDIVRLQQMVREVPISDELIAAVGDLVRATRPETTTNAYAKEWVAWGAGPRAGQAMILTAKARALLRGRLSVTPEDIQQVTLPVLRHRILVNFKAEAEGVTSEAVARELLASSSILKR, from the coding sequence ATGGATAAGGATTTAGTGGAAATCAAGCAGGAAGTCGCAATCTTGACCGACAAGCTGTCCGACTTAAAAAAGGAAATCGGCAAGGTAATCGTCGGACAGGAGGATACCATCGAACAATTGTTAATCGCTTTTCTGGCCGGGGGGCACGCCCTGCTCGAAGGGGTTCCCGGACTTGCGAAGACCTTGATGATAAGAACCCTGGCAGAGACCATTGAACTGGATTTTAAACGGATCCAATTCACCCCCGATTTGATGCCATCGGACATTATCGGTACTGAAATTTTGGAAGAGGACCGCACCACCGGACAGCACTTCTTTAAATTCCACAAAGGCCCCATTTTCGCCAACATCATTCTGGCCGATGAGATCAACCGGACCCCGCCAAAGACCCAGGCGGCCCTGTTGGAGGCCATGCAGGAATTTGAGGTCACTTACTCCGGAGAGACCTATGCCATGCAACGTCCCTTTTTTATTCTGGCCACCCAAAATCCCATTGAACAGTCCGGTACCTTCCCCTTGCCGGAAGCACAATTGGACCGGTTTCTGCTTTACATAAAAATCGGGTATCCCAGTGCATCCGATGAAAATGACATCCTAAAAAATACAACGGCAACCGCGCAGGCAGCCGTTAGTAAGATACTGTCCGGAAAAGATATCGTTCGGCTCCAGCAAATGGTACGGGAGGTACCCATCAGTGATGAACTGATAGCTGCGGTGGGCGACTTGGTCCGTGCGACCCGACCGGAAACCACCACCAACGCCTACGCAAAGGAATGGGTAGCCTGGGGCGCGGGGCCCAGGGCGGGACAGGCCATGATTCTAACTGCCAAGGCCCGCGCCCTGCTACGAGGTCGGCTTTCGGTCACCCCGGAAGATATTCAGCAAGTAACCCTGCCCGTATTGCGGCACCGCATCCTGGTGAACTTTAAGGCCGAAGCGGAGGGGGTAACCTCGGAGGCAGTAGCCCGTGAACTGTTGGCATCCTCAAGTATTCTAAAAAGGTAA
- a CDS encoding DUF4159 domain-containing protein, with protein MNNAFFFTRLQYESGDWDVDQRMPSNLLNSLVEYTTLKVDTRENIVELANDAIFDCPFCYLSGHKLVQFTKKEKENFEKYVTNGGFVFVDDCNHDIDGLFAKSFERQMRELFGDGALKKIPNDHEIYSSFFEFDDGPPTTSQELNGWGDDLVHEYLKAIEIDDRIAVLYSNKDYGCEWDYDFRNKRYYKIDNTQFGVNIVMYALTS; from the coding sequence GTGAATAATGCTTTTTTCTTTACTAGGTTACAATACGAGTCCGGCGATTGGGATGTGGACCAGCGTATGCCGTCCAATCTCCTGAATTCCCTGGTAGAGTACACCACCTTAAAGGTCGATACCCGCGAAAACATTGTCGAATTGGCCAATGATGCTATCTTTGACTGTCCCTTTTGCTATCTTTCCGGACATAAACTCGTGCAGTTCACCAAAAAAGAAAAAGAGAACTTTGAGAAATACGTCACCAACGGGGGTTTTGTTTTCGTGGATGACTGCAACCACGATATCGACGGTCTTTTCGCCAAATCTTTCGAACGCCAAATGCGCGAGCTGTTCGGGGATGGTGCCCTGAAAAAGATTCCCAATGATCACGAGATCTACAGCAGCTTTTTCGAATTCGATGACGGACCCCCCACCACCTCGCAGGAGCTGAACGGCTGGGGCGACGATTTGGTGCACGAATACCTAAAGGCCATTGAAATAGACGACAGGATCGCGGTGCTGTATAGCAATAAGGATTACGGGTGTGAGTGGGACTATGATTTTAGGAACAAACGCTACTATAAAATTGACAATACCCAGTTCGGGGTGAATATCGTGATGTACGCCCTTACGTCTTAA
- a CDS encoding TldD/PmbA family protein: MALYTEEEAKKIMERALGFSTADGCVINLSGSESGNIRYARNSVSTSGHRSNQSLEVQSNFGKKSGTATIDEFDDASLKRVVERSEELAKLSPENPEFMPPLGPQTYDDAINYVEETANVTPEYRAGVANNSIAPAEKENVTAAGFLNDSAGFRAILNSNGLFAYNKATNMEFTVTMRTDDGTGSGWVTRDFNDVSKFDAVEASKVAIDKAVLSQQAKAIEPGKYTVILEPAAALGLLQGLGRALDARQADEGRSFMSKDGGNKLGDKIVDERVTLWSDPLHPEVPTTTWNGTGQPLDKTVWIEDGVVKNLAYDRFWAEEKGVKPVPYPNNFIMAGGDDSLETMIKDTKKGILVTRLWYIRSVDPQTLLYTGLTRDGTFYIENGQIKYPVKNFRFNESPIIMLNNLETLGEQARVEGNYIPYLKIRDFTFTSLSDAV; this comes from the coding sequence ATGGCATTATATACAGAAGAGGAAGCAAAAAAGATTATGGAAAGGGCCTTGGGCTTTTCCACCGCGGACGGCTGCGTCATCAATCTTTCGGGCAGTGAAAGCGGCAACATCAGGTACGCCCGTAATTCGGTGAGCACTTCGGGGCATCGCTCCAACCAATCACTTGAAGTACAGTCCAATTTCGGCAAGAAATCCGGTACCGCTACTATTGATGAGTTTGACGATGCGTCCTTAAAAAGGGTCGTGGAGCGCTCCGAGGAACTGGCCAAGCTGTCTCCAGAGAACCCCGAGTTTATGCCGCCCTTGGGCCCGCAAACCTACGATGATGCGATAAATTATGTAGAGGAAACCGCCAATGTGACCCCGGAATACCGCGCTGGGGTAGCCAACAACAGCATTGCCCCCGCCGAAAAAGAGAACGTCACGGCAGCAGGGTTCCTAAACGATTCCGCCGGCTTCAGGGCCATTTTGAATTCCAACGGACTTTTCGCCTACAACAAGGCCACCAACATGGAGTTTACCGTGACCATGCGTACCGACGACGGTACGGGTTCCGGATGGGTAACCCGTGATTTCAACGATGTCTCCAAGTTCGATGCCGTCGAGGCCTCCAAAGTGGCCATTGACAAAGCAGTGCTCTCGCAACAAGCCAAAGCGATCGAGCCCGGAAAATATACGGTGATTCTCGAACCGGCCGCGGCATTGGGATTGTTGCAAGGCTTGGGCCGCGCCCTCGATGCCCGACAGGCCGATGAGGGACGTAGTTTTATGTCAAAGGATGGCGGTAACAAGCTGGGGGACAAGATTGTGGACGAACGGGTTACGCTGTGGTCCGATCCACTACACCCCGAAGTTCCCACTACTACTTGGAATGGAACAGGCCAACCGCTCGACAAAACGGTATGGATTGAAGATGGGGTAGTTAAAAATCTGGCCTACGACCGCTTTTGGGCGGAGGAGAAAGGCGTTAAACCGGTGCCTTACCCCAACAATTTTATCATGGCGGGAGGCGACGATTCCCTGGAGACCATGATCAAGGATACAAAAAAAGGCATCTTGGTGACCCGGCTGTGGTATATCCGTTCCGTGGATCCCCAGACCTTGCTCTATACCGGGTTGACTCGCGACGGAACGTTCTATATCGAGAACGGACAGATCAAATATCCAGTAAAGAACTTCAGGTTCAACGAGAGTCCCATCATCATGTTGAACAATCTCGAAACCCTTGGGGAGCAGGCCAGGGTAGAGGGCAATTACATTCCCTATCTGAAAATTAGGGATTTTACCTTTACCAGTCTTTCGGACGCGGTTTAA